GAGGTCGAGGCCTACCGCGGGGCCGACGACGAGGCCTCGCACGCTTTCCGTGGCCTGACCCGCCGCAACGCCATCATGTTCGACGAGCCGGGCCATCTGTACACCTACTTCGTGTACGGAATGCACTGGTGCGCCAACATTGTCACCGGACCGGCGGGCCACCCGTCGGCCGTCCTGCTCCGGGCCGGTGAGGTCGTCCTCGGCCATGAGCTGGCGACCGCCCGCCGGTCGGAGCGGACCAAGCCAGCCCATCTGGCGCGAGGCCCGGCCGGCCTGGCGTCCGTACTTGGCCTGGCCTCCGCACAGAACGGCGCCGATCTCTGCGCCCCCGGCGCGGCCATCTCGGTCCGAACCGGCACGCCGCCCCC
This window of the Nakamurella panacisegetis genome carries:
- a CDS encoding DNA-3-methyladenine glycosylase, encoding MTPIGRRLPRSALAGDAVTVAPTLLGRVVVSDSPDGRVAVRLTEVEAYRGADDEASHAFRGLTRRNAIMFDEPGHLYTYFVYGMHWCANIVTGPAGHPSAVLLRAGEVVLGHELATARRSERTKPAHLARGPAGLASVLGLASAQNGADLCAPGAAISVRTGTPPPTDLVLTGPRVGVNVGVEQPWRFFEAGASSVSAFRAGVRRRRPTP